From Skermanella sp. TT6, a single genomic window includes:
- the cysD gene encoding sulfate adenylyltransferase subunit CysD, whose product MTDLDQLESQSVYILREAFNRIDRLAVLWSIGKDSNVLLWLARKAFFGKVPFPVVQLDTGMELPEVYEFRDMVTRDWGLDLVIEQCPPESEMDPTLPPATRAAARKTEGLKNLLRREQYQGIMVGIRRDEQATRAKERVFSPRALDGAWDFKDQPAEFWDHYKTRFAEGTHVRIHPLLHWTELDIWRYSKREEIPIVPLYFAREGKRYRSLGEKNITFPVDSSAASIDEIISELEVTRTPERAGRSMDNETEDAFERLRSSGYM is encoded by the coding sequence GAAAGCCAGAGCGTCTATATCCTGCGCGAGGCGTTCAACCGGATCGACCGCCTCGCCGTGCTATGGTCGATCGGCAAGGACAGCAACGTGCTGCTGTGGCTGGCGCGCAAGGCCTTCTTCGGCAAGGTGCCGTTCCCCGTCGTGCAGCTCGACACCGGCATGGAACTGCCGGAGGTCTACGAGTTCCGCGACATGGTCACGCGCGACTGGGGCCTGGACCTGGTGATCGAGCAGTGCCCGCCGGAAAGCGAGATGGACCCGACGCTGCCGCCGGCCACCCGCGCCGCCGCCCGCAAGACCGAGGGGCTGAAGAACCTGCTCCGCCGCGAGCAGTACCAGGGCATCATGGTCGGCATCCGCCGCGACGAGCAGGCGACCCGCGCCAAGGAGCGCGTGTTCAGCCCGCGCGCGCTGGACGGCGCCTGGGACTTCAAGGACCAGCCGGCGGAGTTCTGGGACCACTACAAGACCCGGTTCGCCGAGGGCACCCACGTGCGCATCCACCCGCTGCTGCACTGGACCGAGCTGGACATCTGGCGCTATTCCAAGCGCGAGGAGATCCCCATCGTGCCGCTGTACTTCGCCCGCGAGGGCAAGCGGTACCGGTCGCTGGGCGAGAAGAACATCACCTTCCCGGTGGACAGCAGCGCCGCGAGCATCGACGAGATCATCTCCGAGCTGGAAGTGACCCGCACGCCCGAGCGGGCCGGCCGGTCGATGGACAACGAAACCGAGGACGCCTTCGAGCGCCTGCGCAGCTCCGGTTACATGTGA
- a CDS encoding phosphonate degradation HD-domain oxygenase produces MTDTVSEIFELFRASGDQAYFGEAVSQTEHALQTAALAEQFGAPPHLVVASLLHDIGHLLHGLGEGVADEELDARHEAIGARWLADRFPEDVCAPVRLHVAAKRYLCAVEPAYAAALSPASKQSLRLQGGPLSEDQAARFILGRFGPDAVLVRRWDDKAKVPGLPTPGLDHFKPYLAVCAMRSD; encoded by the coding sequence ATGACCGACACCGTATCCGAAATCTTCGAGCTTTTCCGCGCCTCCGGCGACCAGGCCTATTTCGGCGAGGCGGTCAGCCAGACCGAGCACGCGCTCCAGACCGCGGCGCTGGCCGAGCAGTTCGGCGCCCCGCCCCACCTGGTCGTCGCCTCGCTGCTGCACGACATCGGCCACCTGCTCCACGGGCTGGGCGAAGGCGTCGCCGACGAGGAGCTGGACGCCCGCCACGAGGCGATCGGCGCCCGCTGGCTGGCGGATCGCTTCCCGGAGGACGTCTGCGCGCCGGTGCGGCTGCACGTCGCGGCCAAGCGCTACCTGTGCGCGGTCGAGCCGGCCTACGCCGCCGCCCTGTCGCCCGCCTCGAAGCAGAGCCTGAGGCTCCAGGGCGGCCCCCTGAGCGAGGACCAGGCCGCCCGCTTCATCCTGGGCCGCTTCGGCCCCGACGCGGTGCTGGTCCGGCGCTGGGACGACAAGGCCAAGGTGCCGGGGCTGCCGACGCCGGGGCTGGACCACTTCAAGCCGTATCTGGCGGTCTGCGCGATGCGGTCGGACTGA
- a CDS encoding S-adenosyl-l-methionine hydroxide adenosyltransferase family protein encodes MIVLFTDFGLSGPYTGQVKAVLAGRAPGVPVIDLFADAPAFRPYPCAYLLAAYCVAVPQGGVLLGVVDPGVGTDRLPLALRADGRWYVGPDNGLFELVMRRADSVEAWAIDWRPERLSASFHGRDLFAPVAAGLALGGPVPGTPVPAERVRRPDWPDDLAQIVYIDVYGNAMTGLRASTLPADAVLTAAGRPVLPARTFGAVPPGEAFWYANSNGLAEIAVNRGRADAVLGLSVGDPVSWSPGQA; translated from the coding sequence ATGATTGTCCTGTTTACCGATTTCGGATTGTCCGGACCCTATACGGGGCAGGTGAAGGCGGTGCTGGCGGGCCGCGCGCCGGGAGTGCCGGTGATCGACCTGTTCGCGGACGCGCCCGCGTTCCGACCCTATCCCTGCGCCTATCTGCTTGCCGCCTATTGCGTCGCCGTGCCGCAGGGCGGCGTGCTGCTCGGCGTCGTCGATCCCGGCGTCGGTACCGACCGCCTGCCCCTGGCCTTGCGCGCCGATGGCCGCTGGTATGTCGGGCCGGACAACGGCCTGTTCGAACTGGTGATGCGCCGCGCCGATTCGGTAGAGGCCTGGGCGATCGACTGGCGGCCGGAGCGCCTGTCGGCCAGCTTCCACGGCCGCGACCTGTTCGCCCCGGTGGCCGCCGGCCTCGCGCTGGGCGGCCCGGTCCCCGGGACGCCGGTTCCGGCGGAGCGGGTCCGCCGCCCCGACTGGCCCGACGACCTGGCGCAGATCGTCTATATCGACGTCTACGGCAACGCCATGACCGGCCTGCGCGCCTCGACGCTCCCCGCCGACGCCGTGCTGACCGCCGCCGGCCGGCCCGTCTTGCCCGCCCGGACCTTCGGCGCGGTGCCGCCCGGCGAAGCCTTCTGGTACGCGAACTCCAACGGCCTCGCCGAGATCGCCGTCAATCGGGGCCGGGCGGACGCGGTGTTAGGATTAAGTGTCGGCGATCCGGTGAGCTGGTCCCCCGGTCAAGCCTGA
- the cysC gene encoding adenylyl-sulfate kinase, whose protein sequence is MSPVIPASQRRQARIVIVGHVDHGKSTLIGRLLNDTGSLPDGKVEAVREMSRRRGMPFEWSFVMDALQAERDQGITIDTTQIHFKTDRRPYVIIDAPGHTEFLKNMVTGASNADAALLVIDAGEGALEQSRRHAYLLHLLGVKQVAVIVNKMDMVDFSQARFDHVAAEIRAYLNGIGVAPGVILPISARHGDNIASRSENLSWYDGPTVIEALDGFLPAAPEDELPLRLPIQDVYKPDERRILAGRIETGRLRVGDTLHFAPNNRTAKVVSIEAWNAAPAISAAAGQSVGITLDQRIFVERGHVASLPSERPVEAHRLTVRLFWLASRPLETGRAYTLKLATAEHRVTVEKIVEVVDIDDLGVAAADRVNRNEIANVVLHSRSLVAVDLAIDLPRTGRGVLLDGHDVVGGFIVTGADAVAERNLQRVEHAVSPDERALSNGHRGAVLWLTGLSGAGKSTLAMGLERTLFERGRQVYVLDGDGVRQGLNGDLGFSPADRSENIRRVAEAARLFAEAGMIVVTALISPTRQDRARARAIGGDLFHEIHVKADLDTCEQRDPKGLYRRARAGEIPEFTGVSAPYEEPQAAELVVETGRLGIEEAVAELVGYAERVTGLKYPSDAVQGRGEGI, encoded by the coding sequence ATGAGCCCCGTGATCCCCGCATCCCAGCGCCGCCAGGCGCGCATCGTCATCGTCGGCCACGTCGACCATGGCAAGTCCACCCTGATCGGCCGCCTGCTGAACGACACCGGCAGCCTGCCCGACGGCAAGGTCGAGGCGGTCCGCGAGATGAGCCGCCGGCGCGGCATGCCGTTCGAATGGTCGTTCGTGATGGACGCGCTCCAGGCCGAGCGCGACCAGGGCATCACGATCGACACGACGCAGATCCATTTCAAGACGGATCGCCGCCCCTACGTGATCATCGACGCGCCGGGCCATACCGAATTCCTGAAGAACATGGTGACCGGCGCGTCCAACGCCGACGCGGCCCTGCTGGTGATCGACGCCGGCGAGGGCGCGCTGGAGCAGTCGCGCCGCCACGCCTACCTGCTGCACCTGCTGGGGGTGAAGCAGGTCGCCGTGATCGTCAACAAGATGGACATGGTGGACTTCTCGCAGGCGCGGTTCGACCATGTCGCGGCCGAGATCCGGGCCTACCTGAACGGGATCGGCGTGGCGCCGGGCGTGATCCTGCCGATCTCCGCCCGCCACGGCGACAACATCGCGTCGCGCAGCGAAAACCTGTCCTGGTATGACGGGCCGACCGTGATCGAGGCGCTGGACGGCTTCCTGCCGGCGGCACCGGAGGACGAGCTGCCGCTGCGCCTGCCGATCCAGGACGTCTACAAGCCGGACGAGCGCCGGATCCTGGCGGGCCGGATCGAGACCGGCCGGCTGCGGGTCGGCGACACGCTGCATTTCGCGCCGAACAACCGCACCGCCAAGGTCGTCAGCATCGAGGCCTGGAACGCGGCGCCCGCGATCAGCGCCGCCGCCGGCCAGTCCGTCGGCATCACGCTGGACCAGCGCATCTTCGTCGAGCGCGGCCACGTCGCCAGCCTTCCGTCGGAGCGGCCGGTCGAGGCGCACCGGCTGACCGTGCGGCTGTTCTGGCTCGCCTCCAGGCCGCTGGAGACCGGCCGGGCCTATACCCTGAAGCTGGCGACGGCCGAGCACCGCGTGACGGTGGAGAAGATCGTCGAGGTGGTCGACATCGACGACCTGGGCGTGGCGGCGGCCGACCGGGTCAACCGCAACGAGATCGCCAACGTGGTCCTGCACAGCCGCAGCCTAGTGGCGGTCGACCTGGCGATCGACCTGCCCCGCACCGGGCGCGGCGTGCTGCTGGACGGCCACGACGTGGTCGGCGGCTTCATCGTGACCGGGGCCGACGCGGTCGCGGAGCGGAACCTCCAGCGGGTCGAGCATGCGGTGAGCCCGGACGAGCGGGCGCTGTCCAACGGCCATCGCGGCGCCGTGCTGTGGCTGACCGGCCTGTCCGGGGCCGGCAAGTCCACCCTGGCCATGGGGCTGGAGCGGACGCTGTTCGAGCGCGGCCGGCAGGTCTATGTCCTGGACGGCGACGGGGTGCGGCAGGGGCTGAACGGCGACCTGGGCTTCTCCCCCGCCGACCGGTCGGAGAACATCCGCCGGGTCGCCGAGGCCGCCCGGCTGTTCGCGGAGGCCGGCATGATCGTGGTGACGGCGCTGATCTCGCCGACCCGCCAGGACCGGGCGCGCGCCCGGGCGATCGGCGGCGACCTGTTCCACGAGATCCATGTCAAGGCCGACCTGGACACCTGCGAGCAGCGCGACCCCAAGGGCCTGTACCGCAGGGCGCGGGCCGGGGAGATCCCGGAGTTCACCGGCGTCTCCGCCCCCTACGAGGAACCGCAGGCCGCCGAACTGGTGGTCGAGACGGGCAGGCTGGGGATCGAGGAGGCGGTGGCCGAGCTGGTCGGCTATGCCGAGCGGGTCACCGGGCTGAAGTATCCCAGCGACGCGGTCCAGGGCCGCGGCGAGGGGATCTGA
- a CDS encoding putative 2-aminoethylphosphonate ABC transporter permease subunit → MTGRTLDGAGLAPPPAVAIVRQRAGRDDWVVRAGLVVLALYLAVSIVLPLWVLLSKSFQDRAGEFVGFANYAAYAADPALVRSILNSLTVAGLATAITLALAFVYAYGLTRSRMPGRGLFRAVAMIPLLAPSLLPAISLIYLFGNQGLVRDWLMGWSIYGPIGIVLGEVFYTFPHALLILTTALAVADRRLYEAADCLGATRFRRFMTVTLPGARYGLVSAGFVVFTLVITDFGVPKVIGGSYDVLATDVYKQVVGQQNFQMGAVVSAVLLVPAVLAFAVDRMVRRRQVAQLSGRAVSFQPRAEPFRDWSLFAACALVAFGLLGILGMAAFASLVTFWPYNLEPTLRHYSFDLMDGGGWASYWNSLKMAGLTAVVGTAVIFTGAWAIEKGRGAGPLRAACHLLAMLPMAVPGLVLGLAYIFFFNPATNPLNFLYGTLAILVMNSIAHFYTVGHLTAVTALKQIDPEFESVSASLKVPCYTTFRRVTVPVCLPAILGISIYLFVNAMTTVSGVVFLYSPDTTLASIAVLNMDDAGDVAPAAAMAMMIVYTSAAVKLLHALATGRLLRLTQRWRTR, encoded by the coding sequence ATGACGGGCAGGACCCTGGACGGGGCCGGGCTCGCGCCACCCCCCGCCGTCGCCATCGTCCGCCAGCGCGCCGGCCGCGACGACTGGGTGGTGCGCGCCGGGCTCGTCGTGCTGGCCCTGTACCTCGCGGTCAGCATCGTCCTGCCCCTGTGGGTCCTGCTGTCCAAGAGCTTCCAGGACCGCGCCGGCGAGTTCGTCGGGTTCGCCAACTACGCGGCCTATGCCGCCGACCCGGCGCTGGTCCGGTCGATCCTCAACAGCCTGACCGTTGCGGGCCTGGCCACCGCGATCACCCTGGCGCTGGCCTTCGTCTACGCCTACGGCCTGACCCGCAGCCGGATGCCCGGCCGGGGTCTGTTCCGGGCCGTCGCCATGATCCCGCTGCTGGCGCCGTCGCTGCTGCCCGCGATCTCGCTGATCTACCTGTTCGGCAACCAGGGATTGGTCCGCGACTGGCTGATGGGCTGGTCGATCTACGGCCCGATCGGCATCGTCCTGGGCGAGGTGTTCTACACCTTTCCCCACGCGCTGCTGATCCTGACCACCGCGCTGGCGGTCGCCGACCGGCGCCTGTACGAGGCGGCCGACTGCCTGGGCGCCACCCGGTTCCGCCGCTTCATGACCGTGACCCTGCCGGGTGCCCGCTACGGGCTGGTCAGCGCGGGTTTCGTCGTCTTCACCCTGGTGATCACCGATTTCGGCGTGCCCAAGGTGATCGGCGGCTCCTACGACGTGCTGGCGACCGACGTCTACAAGCAGGTGGTCGGCCAGCAGAACTTCCAGATGGGCGCCGTGGTCAGCGCCGTCCTGCTGGTCCCGGCCGTCCTCGCCTTCGCGGTGGACCGCATGGTCCGGCGCCGCCAGGTGGCCCAGCTGAGCGGCCGGGCGGTCAGCTTCCAGCCCCGCGCCGAGCCTTTCCGCGACTGGAGCCTGTTCGCCGCCTGCGCCCTGGTCGCCTTCGGCCTGCTGGGGATCCTCGGGATGGCGGCCTTCGCCTCCCTGGTCACGTTCTGGCCCTACAATCTCGAACCGACCCTGCGCCACTACAGCTTCGACCTGATGGACGGCGGCGGCTGGGCGTCGTACTGGAACAGCCTGAAGATGGCGGGCCTGACCGCAGTGGTCGGCACCGCCGTCATCTTCACCGGCGCCTGGGCGATCGAGAAGGGCCGCGGCGCCGGCCCGCTGCGCGCCGCCTGCCACCTGCTCGCCATGCTGCCCATGGCTGTGCCGGGGCTGGTGCTGGGCCTCGCCTACATCTTCTTCTTCAATCCGGCCACCAACCCGCTCAACTTCCTCTACGGCACCCTGGCGATCCTGGTGATGAACAGCATCGCCCATTTCTACACGGTCGGGCACCTGACCGCGGTCACCGCGCTGAAGCAGATCGACCCGGAGTTCGAGAGCGTCTCCGCCTCCCTCAAGGTGCCCTGCTACACCACCTTCCGCCGGGTGACCGTCCCGGTCTGCCTGCCGGCGATCCTGGGCATCAGCATCTATCTGTTCGTCAACGCCATGACGACGGTCTCGGGCGTGGTCTTCCTCTATTCCCCCGACACGACGCTGGCCTCGATCGCCGTGCTCAACATGGACGATGCCGGCGACGTGGCCCCGGCCGCCGCCATGGCGATGATGATCGTCTACACCTCCGCCGCCGTGAAGCTCCTCCACGCCCTGGCCACCGGCCGCCTCCTCCGCCTCACCCAGCGCTGGCGGACGAGATAG
- a CDS encoding putative 2-aminoethylphosphonate ABC transporter ATP-binding protein produces MTPAAPYLRLENVTKSFGSFQALEGVSLEIFGGEFVCFLGPSGCGKTTLLRAIAGLDVQTGGRIEQGGRDVSGLPAGERDFGIVFQSYALFPNLTVARNVGYGLESRRIPRGERNRRVAELLDLVGLPDAGPKYPAQLSGGQQQRVALARALATSPGLLLLDEPLSALDARVRQHLRTEIVRLHRRLSITTVMVTHDQEEALSMADRIVVMDQGRIEQVGTPLTIYRHPASRFVADFIGRMNFIPGVAAGPGRVRVGTIELEAAGLDGLARDAAVTLGIRPEDVQVRGIGAGSPNAFAARVEEMEFLGGIWRTALSGPGGALGLHADFSTNAVRDLDIGRGSALTVAVPPERIRVFHQGSAP; encoded by the coding sequence ATGACCCCGGCCGCTCCCTATCTGCGCCTGGAGAACGTCACCAAGTCGTTCGGTTCGTTCCAGGCCCTCGAGGGCGTCTCGCTGGAGATCTTCGGCGGCGAGTTCGTCTGCTTCCTGGGGCCGTCCGGCTGCGGCAAGACCACCCTGCTGCGCGCCATCGCCGGTCTGGACGTGCAGACCGGCGGCCGGATCGAGCAGGGCGGCCGCGACGTGTCGGGCCTTCCGGCCGGGGAGCGCGATTTCGGCATCGTCTTCCAGTCCTACGCCCTGTTCCCCAACCTGACCGTCGCGCGCAACGTCGGCTACGGGCTGGAGAGCCGCCGGATCCCGCGCGGCGAACGGAACCGGCGCGTGGCGGAACTGCTGGACCTGGTGGGGCTGCCCGACGCCGGACCCAAATATCCCGCGCAGCTGTCCGGCGGGCAGCAGCAGCGGGTGGCGCTGGCCCGGGCGCTGGCGACCTCGCCGGGGCTCCTGCTGCTGGACGAGCCGCTGTCGGCGCTCGACGCCCGGGTCCGCCAGCACCTGCGGACCGAGATCGTGCGGCTCCACCGCCGGCTGAGCATCACCACCGTCATGGTGACCCACGACCAGGAGGAGGCGCTGTCCATGGCCGACCGCATCGTGGTCATGGACCAGGGCCGGATCGAGCAGGTCGGCACGCCGCTGACGATCTACCGACATCCGGCCAGCCGCTTCGTCGCCGATTTCATCGGCCGGATGAATTTCATACCCGGTGTCGCCGCCGGTCCCGGCCGGGTGCGGGTCGGCACGATCGAGCTGGAGGCGGCCGGACTCGACGGCCTCGCCCGCGATGCCGCCGTGACGCTGGGCATCCGGCCGGAGGACGTCCAGGTCCGCGGCATCGGCGCCGGATCGCCGAACGCCTTCGCGGCGCGCGTCGAGGAGATGGAGTTCCTGGGCGGCATCTGGCGGACGGCGCTGTCCGGGCCGGGCGGCGCCCTTGGTCTCCACGCCGACTTCTCCACCAACGCGGTCCGCGACCTCGATATCGGCCGGGGCAGCGCCCTGACGGTGGCGGTCCCTCCCGAACGGATCCGCGTCTTCCATCAAGGCTCCGCCCCATGA
- the phnX gene encoding phosphonoacetaldehyde hydrolase, with protein sequence MTTKPPANPFAQSYDGPVRAVILDWAGTVVDFGSRAPMGVFVAAFGTVGVTISVAEARVPMGLPKWDHIKAIGALPEVAKRWQDVHGRPMTDADVDDLYARFLPMNVEVVADHAALVPGARTTIADLRARGIRIGSTTGYSRPIMDVLIPAAAANGYEPDCVVCAGDLAAGRPTPLMCYQNMIELNVWPAAACVKVDDTLPGIEEGLNAGMWTVAVALTGNEMGLAVEELTALSEDELKVRRTAAYDRLRAGGAHYVIDGIGQLIPVIEDIERRLALGAVP encoded by the coding sequence ATGACGACCAAACCCCCTGCCAATCCCTTCGCCCAATCCTATGACGGACCGGTTCGCGCGGTCATCCTGGACTGGGCCGGCACCGTGGTGGATTTCGGCAGCCGGGCGCCGATGGGCGTGTTCGTGGCGGCCTTCGGCACGGTCGGCGTCACGATCTCCGTCGCGGAGGCGCGCGTCCCCATGGGGCTGCCCAAGTGGGACCACATCAAGGCGATCGGCGCGCTGCCCGAGGTGGCGAAACGCTGGCAGGACGTCCATGGCCGGCCGATGACGGACGCCGACGTGGACGACCTCTACGCCCGCTTCCTGCCGATGAACGTGGAGGTGGTCGCCGACCACGCGGCGCTGGTGCCGGGCGCCCGGACCACCATCGCCGACCTGCGCGCCCGCGGCATCAGGATTGGCTCGACCACCGGCTATTCCCGGCCGATCATGGACGTGCTGATCCCGGCGGCGGCCGCCAACGGCTACGAGCCGGACTGCGTGGTCTGCGCCGGCGACCTCGCCGCCGGTCGGCCGACCCCGCTGATGTGCTACCAGAACATGATCGAGCTGAACGTCTGGCCGGCCGCCGCCTGCGTCAAGGTGGACGACACCCTGCCCGGCATCGAGGAAGGGCTCAACGCCGGCATGTGGACCGTCGCGGTGGCCCTGACCGGCAACGAGATGGGGCTGGCGGTCGAGGAATTGACGGCATTGTCGGAAGACGAGTTGAAGGTCAGGCGGACCGCCGCGTATGATCGGTTGCGCGCGGGCGGCGCCCATTACGTGATCGACGGGATCGGGCAGCTGATACCGGTGATCGAGGACATCGAGCGCCGCCTCGCCCTGGGGGCTGTTCCGTGA
- a CDS encoding putative 2-aminoethylphosphonate ABC transporter substrate-binding protein, producing the protein MGQLQAMTHLFRAATLGAAFLGMALAAAPADAKTQLTVYTAVEADELAAFKQAFEARNPDIEIRWVRDSTGIITAKLLAEKANPQADIVWGLAATSLKLLADDGMLMAYAPKGLDQIAKDLRDPAEPPAWVGQRVWISAVCFNTVEAKKRNLPAPKSWADLADPVYKGQITMPNPNSSGTGFLSVSAWVQTMGEEKAWDYMTRLHDNVATYTHSGSKPCRQAGAGEYAVGISFDYRGAKVKADGAPVDVLVMSEGSGWDLESFGIVKGTDAPDAAKALADWSVSREANEMYAKAYSVVALPGVAKPIPGYPDGLIQSMIKNDFSWVAANRERLLAEWQKRFDGKTEPKS; encoded by the coding sequence ATGGGCCAGCTTCAGGCCATGACGCATCTTTTCCGCGCCGCGACGCTGGGTGCCGCCTTCCTGGGCATGGCGCTCGCCGCCGCCCCCGCCGACGCCAAGACCCAGCTCACCGTCTATACCGCGGTGGAGGCGGACGAGCTGGCCGCCTTCAAGCAGGCGTTCGAGGCGAGGAACCCCGATATCGAGATCAGGTGGGTCCGGGATTCGACCGGCATCATCACCGCCAAGCTGCTGGCGGAAAAGGCCAATCCCCAGGCCGACATCGTCTGGGGCCTGGCCGCCACCAGCCTCAAGCTGCTGGCCGACGACGGCATGCTGATGGCTTACGCGCCCAAGGGCCTGGACCAGATCGCCAAGGATCTCCGCGATCCGGCGGAGCCGCCGGCCTGGGTCGGGCAGCGGGTCTGGATATCGGCGGTCTGCTTCAACACGGTCGAGGCGAAGAAGCGCAACTTGCCGGCCCCGAAGAGCTGGGCCGACCTCGCCGACCCGGTCTACAAGGGCCAGATCACCATGCCCAACCCGAACTCCTCGGGCACCGGCTTCCTGTCGGTCTCGGCCTGGGTCCAGACCATGGGCGAGGAGAAGGCCTGGGACTACATGACCCGGCTGCACGACAACGTCGCGACCTACACCCATTCCGGCTCCAAGCCGTGCCGCCAGGCCGGCGCCGGCGAATACGCGGTCGGCATCTCGTTCGACTATCGCGGCGCCAAGGTCAAGGCCGACGGCGCCCCGGTGGACGTCCTGGTGATGAGCGAGGGCTCCGGCTGGGACCTGGAGAGCTTCGGCATCGTCAAGGGCACCGACGCCCCGGACGCCGCCAAGGCGCTGGCCGACTGGTCGGTCAGCCGGGAGGCGAACGAGATGTACGCCAAGGCCTATTCGGTCGTGGCGCTGCCCGGCGTCGCCAAGCCGATCCCGGGCTATCCCGACGGCCTGATCCAGTCCATGATCAAGAACGACTTCAGCTGGGTCGCCGCCAACCGCGAGCGGCTGCTGGCGGAATGGCAGAAGCGCTTCGACGGCAAGACCGAGCCGAAGAGCTGA
- a CDS encoding metal ABC transporter solute-binding protein, Zn/Mn family gives MGRISRRLFVLATLCLAVYPLAVPGAARAAGQPFAAVATTSQVADLVREVAGGRAEVSSLMGEGVDPHTYKLTRTDVARIAGADIVFYSGLHLEGKIIDALTRVAGSGKPVHAVAEAVPADRLLTPEGFDGNPDPHVWMDAALWTHALDAVRDALAAFDPEGADVYRANAADLSRRFERLDAYAESALGSIPEQARVLVTAHDAFNYLGRAYGLEVRGIQGISTESEAGLREIEDLVDLLVARRIAAVFVETSVSERNIRALIDGAAARGHRVVIGGALYSDAMGAPGTYEGTYVGMIDHNVTTIARALGGTPPAGGFEGRLAALGR, from the coding sequence ATGGGCCGGATTTCCAGGCGGTTGTTCGTGCTGGCGACCCTGTGCCTCGCCGTTTATCCGCTCGCTGTCCCCGGTGCCGCCCGCGCCGCCGGCCAGCCCTTCGCCGCCGTCGCCACCACGTCGCAGGTGGCCGACCTGGTGCGCGAGGTCGCGGGCGGACGGGCCGAGGTTTCCAGCCTGATGGGCGAAGGGGTCGATCCGCACACCTACAAGCTGACCCGGACCGACGTGGCGCGGATCGCCGGGGCCGACATCGTGTTCTACAGCGGCCTTCACCTGGAGGGGAAGATCATCGACGCGCTGACCCGCGTCGCCGGGTCCGGCAAGCCGGTCCATGCCGTCGCCGAGGCGGTGCCGGCCGACCGGCTGCTGACGCCCGAGGGGTTCGACGGCAATCCGGACCCGCATGTCTGGATGGACGCGGCCCTGTGGACCCACGCGCTTGACGCGGTGCGCGACGCGCTGGCGGCGTTCGACCCCGAGGGCGCGGACGTCTATCGCGCCAACGCGGCCGACCTGTCCCGACGGTTCGAGCGGCTGGACGCCTATGCGGAGTCGGCGTTGGGGAGCATTCCGGAACAGGCCCGCGTCCTGGTCACCGCCCACGACGCCTTCAACTACCTGGGTCGCGCCTACGGGCTGGAGGTGCGCGGCATCCAGGGCATCAGCACGGAGTCGGAGGCCGGCCTGCGCGAGATCGAGGATCTGGTGGACCTGCTGGTGGCCCGCCGGATCGCCGCCGTCTTTGTCGAGACCAGCGTGTCCGAGCGCAACATCAGGGCGCTCATCGACGGCGCCGCCGCCCGCGGCCATCGGGTCGTGATCGGCGGCGCGCTGTATTCGGACGCGATGGGCGCGCCCGGCACCTACGAAGGAACCTATGTCGGCATGATCGACCACAACGTGACGACCATCGCCCGCGCGCTGGGAGGAACCCCGCCGGCCGGCGGGTTCGAGGGCCGTCTCGCGGCGCTGGGACGGTGA
- a CDS encoding outer membrane protein, with translation MIRTALFATAAAVAMASFAASSQAQTNPQAPQAGQDYFEADTGFYVRGSLGYSWSANDDIDYSPLWGLGVGYRFDPNFRADITVDWRDRYVVEGSSFSSFDSAVDNRSFMLNAYYDFDQIPIVQLPGGFKPYLGAGVGFSRTSVNDQVIPGAGGTVASISGSDRTRFSWQGMAGVGYQMTEEFAVDLGYRYAQLGKVRASSTTATTGSIDEDLNVHELVLTARYGF, from the coding sequence ATGATCAGAACAGCTCTCTTTGCGACTGCTGCTGCTGTCGCCATGGCGTCATTCGCGGCAAGTTCCCAAGCGCAGACGAATCCCCAGGCACCCCAGGCTGGCCAGGATTACTTTGAGGCTGATACCGGATTCTATGTCCGAGGCAGCCTTGGTTATTCCTGGTCTGCGAACGACGACATCGATTATTCGCCCCTGTGGGGCCTTGGCGTCGGATACCGTTTCGACCCCAACTTCCGGGCCGACATAACGGTGGATTGGCGCGATCGCTACGTCGTCGAGGGGAGCAGCTTCAGCAGCTTCGACTCCGCGGTCGACAACCGGAGCTTCATGCTCAACGCCTACTACGACTTCGACCAGATCCCGATCGTCCAGCTGCCGGGCGGCTTCAAGCCCTATCTGGGCGCCGGCGTCGGCTTCAGCCGGACCAGCGTCAACGACCAGGTCATCCCCGGCGCGGGCGGCACCGTGGCCAGCATCAGCGGCTCGGACCGGACCCGGTTCTCCTGGCAGGGGATGGCCGGCGTCGGGTACCAGATGACGGAGGAGTTCGCGGTCGACCTGGGCTACCGCTATGCCCAGCTCGGCAAGGTCAGGGCCAGCTCGACGACGGCGACGACCGGCTCGATCGACGAGGACCTGAACGTCCACGAACTCGTCCTCACCGCGCGCTACGGCTTCTGA